A portion of the Granulosicoccus antarcticus IMCC3135 genome contains these proteins:
- a CDS encoding TetR/AcrR family transcriptional regulator has translation MTKKKRASRAGTISAADWVAASRKRLIAEGISSVKVEPLARELGVTPGSFYWHFKNRQSLHRALLRDWLNSNVKPFFSTFELAEKSPREQYLALAYVWVLSPDFNPGLDVAIREWSKTSSLVGRIMRRVDVSRIGLYQGIFEDFGHEPIAALVRARMMYYHQIGYYTMKVEEDLASRLMHLPHYAAAMSGDTWLLDCTKPEEVRAALTGFRHRVNVGAVQACRKAP, from the coding sequence ATGACAAAAAAAAAGAGAGCCTCTAGAGCAGGAACCATATCTGCTGCTGACTGGGTGGCAGCATCGCGAAAGCGGCTGATCGCAGAAGGAATTTCAAGTGTGAAAGTCGAACCCTTGGCTCGGGAACTTGGTGTGACACCTGGCAGCTTCTACTGGCATTTCAAAAATCGCCAAAGCTTGCATCGGGCCTTGCTTCGTGATTGGTTGAATTCGAATGTCAAACCTTTTTTTTCAACATTTGAGTTGGCCGAAAAGAGTCCCAGAGAACAATATCTTGCGCTTGCTTATGTCTGGGTTCTAAGCCCGGATTTTAATCCCGGTTTAGATGTCGCGATCAGAGAATGGAGCAAGACATCCAGCCTGGTCGGTCGGATTATGCGACGTGTAGATGTTAGCCGGATCGGTCTTTACCAGGGAATTTTCGAAGACTTCGGACACGAGCCCATTGCAGCTCTGGTTCGAGCGCGCATGATGTACTATCACCAGATTGGCTATTACACAATGAAGGTCGAAGAGGATTTAGCGAGTCGGCTGATGCACTTGCCGCATTACGCCGCAGCCATGTCCGGGGATACCTGGCTGCTCGACTGTACTAAGCCTGAAGAGGTGCGTGCGGCCTTGACTGGCTTCCGTCACCGAGTAAACGTCGGGGCCGTACAGGCTTGCCGCAAGGCGCCATGA
- a CDS encoding Lrp/AsnC family transcriptional regulator — protein MMDSKDRQIVRALQRDGRITNQALAQKVNLSPSPCLRRLRNLEESNVIRGYSAEIDPRKYGLSLLAFISVRLTNHTKETVTNFESQVRLIDEILACYLLTGVQDYLLHVVVKDLDGYDDFIRNRLHSIGCIASIDTSISYSIVKHTAVYPEI, from the coding sequence ATGATGGATTCAAAGGATCGACAAATAGTGCGTGCGCTGCAACGTGATGGCAGGATCACCAATCAAGCCCTTGCACAGAAGGTAAACCTCTCTCCTTCCCCTTGCCTGCGCCGTCTTCGTAATCTTGAGGAAAGCAATGTAATCCGCGGATACAGTGCCGAGATCGATCCCAGAAAATACGGCCTGTCTTTGCTGGCCTTCATTTCTGTTCGACTGACAAATCACACAAAAGAGACCGTTACAAACTTTGAAAGCCAAGTCAGATTAATCGATGAAATCCTGGCTTGTTATTTATTGACCGGAGTGCAGGACTACCTGCTCCATGTAGTTGTCAAAGATCTGGACGGGTACGATGACTTTATCAGAAACCGCTTGCATTCTATCGGCTGTATAGCCTCGATCGATACAAGCATTTCTTACAGTATCGTGAAGCATACAGCTGTTTATCCGGAAATATGA
- a CDS encoding GcvT family protein, producing the protein MKSSYQTVVIGGGVVGVSVLYHLAKFGWTDVALVERAELTAGSTWHAAAGYFSLNADPNIAALQAYTINLYKEIEAASGQSVGMHETGGLMLASDPRRWEMLKASLSTFEAIGIDTARLVTPDEVREMTGGFIVTDDLQGALYDHNEGYLDPNGVTYAYAGAAKKLGAEVILRNRVLDLNQRTDGSWDIVTEHGTIHTEHVVNAAGLWAKQCGLMAGVDLPVTPMEHHYLVTEGIPELRKRDGELPVIIDLDGFTYSRQERDGLLLGVYERNFKHWMMDGAPWDYGMDLIQPDIDRIMPELEVGFERYPSLADTGIRKWINGGFTFAPDGNPLVGPVGPRGYWVACGVMAGFSQGGGVGKALAEWMIHGQPEGDIYGMDVARFGLHQSNREYIRQTTGQFYARRFMITYPNEELPAGRPLRTPGAYVDMSEAGCRWTQSWGMEAPAYFAPSSNFVEPGTLRRNAAFDIVAKECEAVQNAAGLMDISAYARYEITGPNAEAYLDKLLSCLLPEPGKVKLAPMLAEDGRLKGDLTVFNWGGGIYWLMGSYYLRSWHMRWFEDHQIEEAIIRDMSDYIGGFSLNGPKARELLQSLTATDLTSLNMMSCRSVDLGLYRIKLARLSLSGELAYEINCSAVEHAGLRKCLLEAGTPMGIREIGFRAMSSLRLEKSIGIWNGEFTQAYTPSMTGFDRWIAWDKGNFIGREAARKASAPTQVLRMIEIDASDADARGFEPVRKDGCVIGMTTSGGYGYRMQASYAMALVNVEHADIGNDIIVDIVGEQRPATIIELSPYDPTGGRMRK; encoded by the coding sequence ATGAAAAGCTCTTATCAGACGGTCGTTATAGGTGGCGGAGTCGTCGGTGTTTCCGTGCTGTACCATCTTGCAAAATTTGGATGGACTGACGTCGCCCTCGTTGAGCGTGCTGAACTGACAGCTGGCTCCACCTGGCACGCAGCAGCAGGATACTTTTCTCTGAATGCAGATCCGAATATCGCGGCGCTCCAGGCCTACACCATCAATCTTTATAAAGAGATCGAGGCAGCAAGCGGCCAGAGCGTCGGTATGCACGAAACCGGTGGGTTGATGCTGGCCAGTGACCCGCGCCGCTGGGAGATGCTCAAGGCGAGCCTGTCGACTTTTGAGGCTATTGGCATTGACACTGCGCGTTTGGTGACGCCTGACGAAGTACGAGAAATGACCGGGGGTTTTATCGTTACCGATGATCTTCAAGGTGCATTGTATGACCACAACGAAGGGTATCTTGATCCGAATGGTGTGACCTATGCTTATGCGGGCGCTGCGAAAAAACTGGGTGCTGAAGTTATCCTCCGCAACCGCGTTCTTGATTTGAACCAGCGGACTGACGGTAGTTGGGATATCGTTACCGAACACGGTACGATCCATACAGAACACGTCGTCAATGCAGCAGGCCTCTGGGCAAAGCAGTGTGGGCTGATGGCCGGTGTCGATCTGCCAGTCACGCCGATGGAGCACCACTATCTGGTAACTGAGGGTATTCCAGAACTGCGTAAGCGTGACGGCGAATTGCCGGTCATCATAGACTTGGACGGATTCACGTATTCTCGCCAAGAGCGCGATGGTCTGCTGCTAGGTGTTTACGAACGCAACTTCAAGCATTGGATGATGGATGGCGCGCCCTGGGACTATGGGATGGATCTGATCCAACCGGACATAGATCGCATCATGCCCGAGCTTGAAGTGGGCTTCGAACGTTACCCATCCCTGGCTGACACTGGGATTCGGAAATGGATCAATGGTGGATTCACATTCGCGCCAGACGGTAACCCATTGGTAGGACCGGTTGGGCCGCGTGGATATTGGGTCGCCTGCGGAGTAATGGCCGGTTTCAGCCAGGGCGGCGGTGTCGGCAAGGCTTTGGCTGAATGGATGATTCATGGCCAACCAGAAGGTGATATTTACGGAATGGATGTAGCGCGTTTCGGTCTGCACCAATCGAATCGTGAATATATTCGCCAAACCACTGGGCAGTTCTATGCACGGCGCTTCATGATCACTTATCCGAATGAAGAGCTACCTGCAGGACGGCCTTTGCGCACACCGGGAGCCTATGTCGACATGAGCGAAGCAGGTTGTCGCTGGACACAAAGCTGGGGCATGGAAGCGCCAGCTTATTTTGCTCCCTCCAGTAACTTTGTCGAACCTGGTACATTGCGCCGCAATGCAGCTTTCGATATCGTGGCAAAGGAGTGCGAGGCGGTGCAAAATGCCGCTGGTCTGATGGATATTTCAGCCTACGCACGCTACGAAATCACGGGCCCGAATGCGGAAGCATACCTCGACAAACTATTGTCCTGCCTGCTTCCCGAACCGGGCAAGGTCAAACTTGCTCCCATGTTGGCAGAAGATGGCCGACTCAAAGGTGACTTGACCGTTTTCAACTGGGGCGGTGGCATCTATTGGCTGATGGGAAGTTACTACCTGCGTAGCTGGCACATGCGGTGGTTCGAGGATCACCAGATTGAAGAAGCCATTATCCGGGACATGTCCGACTACATTGGCGGATTCTCGCTCAATGGCCCGAAGGCGCGCGAACTTCTCCAATCACTGACAGCTACCGATCTCACCTCTCTGAATATGATGAGTTGCAGGTCGGTGGATCTGGGCCTTTACCGGATCAAGCTTGCTCGCCTCTCACTGTCGGGCGAACTGGCCTATGAAATCAATTGCTCGGCGGTTGAACACGCAGGGTTACGCAAATGCCTGCTTGAGGCGGGCACACCCATGGGTATTCGTGAAATCGGGTTCCGCGCCATGTCGTCGCTACGATTGGAAAAGTCCATAGGTATCTGGAATGGAGAATTCACTCAAGCCTATACCCCGTCAATGACCGGGTTTGACCGCTGGATCGCTTGGGACAAGGGCAATTTCATCGGACGGGAAGCCGCAAGGAAAGCCTCCGCACCTACCCAGGTCTTGCGGATGATCGAAATCGATGCCAGTGACGCTGACGCCAGGGGGTTCGAGCCCGTTCGCAAAGATGGATGCGTTATAGGCATGACCACCAGCGGCGGGTATGGTTACAGAATGCAAGCGTCTTATGCAATGGCATTAGTCAACGTAGAGCATGCAGATATCGGCAACGATATTATTGTTGATATTGTTGGTGAACAACGCCCCGCCACTATTATTGAATTGTCTCCCTACGATCCAACAGGCGGTCGCATGCGCAAGTGA
- a CDS encoding TetR/AcrR family transcriptional regulator, whose protein sequence is MVALMCGIHWNKKISGMGIGVERNGERKAGTLTRNDWIEAAKAILVSKGIRDLGLRRLATTLNVTTGAFYYQFKNFEELHAAVLQHWEETNGCEVGNVLKNKQLSAEERYLSYVRILFNNELLDPSYDGAIREWARSSEDVSRALKRVDALRLQQFFELFLDLGLSETAAEVRAHLIYFHQIGYYLVEYSETRKERLKRIPYYAELFCPGLIPIDIGVRELEKIILGDMD, encoded by the coding sequence ATGGTCGCGTTGATGTGTGGCATTCACTGGAATAAGAAAATATCAGGCATGGGTATTGGGGTAGAAAGAAACGGCGAAAGAAAAGCGGGTACGCTGACTCGAAATGACTGGATAGAAGCTGCAAAAGCAATTCTTGTATCCAAAGGCATTCGCGATCTCGGTTTGAGGCGACTGGCTACTACATTGAATGTCACGACGGGCGCGTTCTATTATCAGTTCAAGAACTTTGAGGAATTGCACGCCGCGGTTTTGCAGCACTGGGAGGAAACCAACGGCTGTGAAGTCGGTAACGTCCTGAAAAACAAGCAACTGAGCGCAGAGGAGCGGTATCTGTCCTATGTGCGAATCCTGTTTAATAACGAGTTGTTGGATCCGTCCTACGATGGAGCGATTCGCGAATGGGCGCGATCATCAGAGGATGTTTCGCGAGCCTTGAAAAGAGTTGATGCACTCAGGCTGCAGCAGTTCTTCGAATTATTCCTGGATTTGGGACTCAGCGAGACAGCAGCCGAGGTTAGGGCGCATCTTATTTACTTCCATCAAATCGGCTACTACCTGGTTGAATATTCCGAAACGAGAAAGGAACGTCTGAAGCGAATTCCTTACTATGCCGAGCTTTTTTGTCCAGGTTTGATACCGATAGATATCGGAGTCAGGGAGTTGGAAAAAATTATTCTTGGAGATATGGACTAA
- the dctP gene encoding TRAP transporter substrate-binding protein DctP has product MRTILLGTSAALIMSASNVMADIELKIATDSGTADAPSGLAIAKWAERIEEGSNGEIDVKVFYQDELGGQLEVFDLFVAGEVDLMLSWPSTSYDKRIGVVNTPFMVSSWEEANEAFHYEGWASTIMNEVFSGIGLKYLGAWPEGFAGVATKGKYATNMKDAGDIKVRVQPFFPIPNTMQAMGYQTEALEWGEVFTSIQTGVVNGDSGNVIYWDYEYFGELLDYFVHTRHDFVTGNILANEESFDGLSDEHQKLIIETSNMMMDERFANAKTEDEANIARAVAGGMEYIEPSTEEVAAMKEAVRSTVWPLMEEQIGADIMAKIRAQAN; this is encoded by the coding sequence ATGAGAACTATTTTACTTGGCACTTCTGCCGCACTGATAATGTCTGCGTCCAACGTTATGGCAGATATTGAGTTGAAAATCGCAACTGACTCCGGAACGGCAGATGCGCCTTCAGGGTTGGCAATCGCAAAATGGGCCGAACGGATCGAAGAGGGATCCAACGGCGAGATCGATGTCAAAGTCTTTTACCAAGACGAACTCGGCGGCCAGCTTGAGGTTTTTGACCTCTTTGTCGCTGGGGAAGTCGATCTGATGTTGAGCTGGCCGTCGACCTCCTATGACAAGCGTATCGGGGTTGTCAACACACCGTTCATGGTCTCAAGCTGGGAAGAAGCTAACGAGGCGTTCCACTATGAGGGATGGGCAAGCACTATCATGAACGAGGTTTTCAGCGGCATTGGATTAAAGTATCTGGGCGCCTGGCCTGAAGGTTTTGCAGGGGTTGCGACGAAAGGTAAATACGCAACCAATATGAAAGATGCAGGCGATATCAAAGTTCGCGTTCAGCCGTTTTTTCCAATTCCCAATACCATGCAGGCTATGGGATATCAAACCGAGGCTCTAGAATGGGGTGAAGTATTTACCTCGATCCAGACGGGTGTCGTGAATGGTGATTCGGGCAATGTCATTTATTGGGACTATGAATATTTTGGCGAATTGCTCGATTACTTTGTCCACACGCGCCACGACTTTGTGACCGGTAATATTCTGGCAAACGAAGAATCGTTTGATGGACTCTCGGATGAACATCAAAAGCTGATCATCGAGACTTCCAACATGATGATGGACGAACGTTTTGCCAACGCAAAAACCGAGGATGAAGCCAATATCGCTCGAGCAGTGGCGGGTGGAATGGAATACATTGAACCCTCCACCGAAGAGGTCGCGGCAATGAAAGAAGCCGTTCGCAGCACTGTCTGGCCTCTTATGGAAGAACAAATTGGTGCAGATATCATGGCCAAAATCAGAGCTCAGGCGAACTGA
- a CDS encoding TRAP transporter small permease, which translates to MSGLIFFLVLSRYFFGSSMIGILELATIFALWLYMLGAISTSRNKEHLTVDLIETFLTNPRARAFYEVTRSVIVLLITLFMLSLAYHMLGWSLKRPQTTPALSLPLLWQQAPMLAASVFFVAYAVRDILRALAGLNKTQETAEG; encoded by the coding sequence ATGTCGGGACTGATTTTCTTCCTTGTGTTGTCGCGATATTTCTTTGGATCCTCAATGATCGGAATACTGGAGTTGGCAACAATATTTGCCCTCTGGCTCTATATGCTGGGCGCCATATCGACATCTCGGAACAAGGAACACTTGACGGTCGATCTCATTGAAACTTTTCTGACCAACCCGCGTGCGCGAGCATTCTACGAAGTAACCCGCTCGGTGATTGTGCTTTTAATAACACTTTTCATGCTCTCACTGGCCTATCACATGCTGGGTTGGTCACTGAAACGTCCGCAAACGACTCCAGCACTTTCCCTACCATTATTATGGCAGCAGGCCCCGATGCTGGCCGCTTCTGTATTTTTCGTCGCCTATGCCGTGCGAGATATTCTGCGTGCACTCGCAGGCTTGAACAAAACCCAAGAAACAGCTGAGGGATAA
- a CDS encoding TRAP transporter large permease, with protein MEPIIGIIILVLLMIFGIPVAWSFAGVLAYFVWAYDTNTSTLLLQGFRGLNSVILLALPLFILAGYLMESGGIARRLINFMEASVRGKKSGLGAAMVMSSAVFGAISGTATAAVASIGTIMIDPLAARGYPRAYSSSLLGISSLLGILIPPSITLILFGVITRQSITALFAATIGPAIILIVGLIIYNQIASRKFIQKFEEEQLALGQDSSIEKTQAEIDGFVKSTLKAIPALMMPIVILGGIYGGFATPTEAASIAVFLSIFIGFFVYKNLTLKTLYQSLLSAGETTGTIILILLFSIMIGRIMVAESVPQDLTVFVTSLTDNKIAILLIVNAFLIFVGMIMDDVSVTVVIAPLFMSLMVSAGVDPIHFGSIVACSVVIGANSPPMAPILYMACKIGKASIHSAIAPALRLIFYVALPVMLIVTFVPQVSLFLPKLFGVY; from the coding sequence ATGGAACCAATAATCGGAATTATTATTTTAGTTCTGTTGATGATCTTTGGCATACCCGTCGCCTGGTCGTTCGCGGGTGTCCTGGCCTATTTCGTCTGGGCATATGATACGAATACAAGCACACTACTTCTACAGGGTTTTCGCGGGCTGAACTCCGTAATTTTGCTTGCTCTTCCCTTGTTTATCCTGGCCGGCTACCTGATGGAATCGGGGGGAATCGCAAGGCGGCTTATCAACTTCATGGAAGCATCTGTTCGAGGCAAAAAATCTGGCTTGGGAGCCGCGATGGTCATGTCCTCCGCAGTATTCGGAGCTATCTCCGGAACAGCTACTGCAGCCGTCGCCTCGATTGGGACTATCATGATAGATCCTCTAGCGGCGCGTGGCTATCCTCGGGCTTACTCCAGCTCCCTACTGGGCATATCATCGCTGTTGGGTATCCTTATTCCCCCGTCAATCACGCTCATCTTGTTCGGCGTCATTACACGCCAATCAATCACTGCCTTGTTCGCCGCCACGATTGGACCCGCCATAATCCTGATAGTGGGATTGATAATCTACAATCAGATTGCCAGTCGAAAATTCATTCAAAAATTCGAAGAAGAACAGCTAGCGCTGGGACAGGATTCCAGTATCGAGAAAACTCAGGCCGAAATAGATGGATTCGTAAAATCAACCCTGAAAGCGATTCCGGCCTTGATGATGCCGATTGTTATTCTAGGCGGTATCTATGGTGGCTTCGCTACGCCTACCGAAGCGGCCTCTATCGCCGTTTTCCTGTCTATATTTATCGGTTTTTTTGTTTATAAAAACCTCACACTCAAAACCCTCTATCAAAGTCTGTTGAGCGCAGGTGAGACGACAGGTACGATAATCCTGATTCTGCTTTTTTCAATCATGATCGGTCGAATAATGGTTGCGGAGAGCGTGCCACAGGACTTAACTGTTTTTGTCACATCGCTGACAGATAACAAGATTGCGATTCTCCTGATTGTGAATGCATTTCTAATTTTTGTCGGCATGATCATGGATGACGTATCAGTCACGGTTGTAATTGCCCCCCTATTCATGTCCCTGATGGTGTCTGCTGGTGTCGATCCCATCCATTTCGGATCAATTGTTGCCTGCTCGGTCGTTATTGGGGCAAATAGCCCACCGATGGCTCCTATCCTGTATATGGCATGCAAAATTGGCAAGGCATCGATACATAGTGCGATAGCTCCTGCTCTGCGATTGATCTTTTATGTCGCATTGCCGGTCATGCTAATCGTCACATTTGTCCCGCAAGTCTCGCTCTTTCTGCCGAAGCTGTTTGGCGTCTACTGA
- a CDS encoding carbohydrate kinase family protein: MSNTGVLSAGRIYCDLNFSGIERMPVLGQEVFADELSLHAGGGAFITAAYVAALGRASVLMGTLPVQPFASIIEHEAVQRGVGLHYCSMPTQAAPQLTVAMSMAGERAFLTSRQGAALPDNHADILQSSIGGSGIRHLHIGELSTLLEYPQLVELAQAAGLSVSLDCAWDDACLEHSHIGELIAQVDIFLPNEIEMEQLRANGIDEYCAALTVVKQGAAGATAHVKGRSVTGSAEPVPVVDTIGAGDAFNAGFITAWLQKRDLVACLSLGNACGALAVTRRGGASDLPDLQYLL; this comes from the coding sequence GTGAGTAACACGGGTGTCCTGTCAGCAGGTCGTATTTATTGCGACCTCAATTTTTCGGGCATCGAGCGAATGCCTGTACTGGGGCAGGAAGTATTTGCCGACGAACTGTCATTGCATGCTGGGGGTGGTGCGTTTATCACAGCGGCCTATGTGGCAGCGCTGGGTCGTGCATCGGTGCTGATGGGAACACTACCGGTGCAACCCTTCGCCAGTATAATCGAGCACGAAGCGGTGCAGCGCGGTGTTGGTCTGCACTATTGCTCAATGCCGACACAGGCAGCACCGCAGCTGACGGTCGCCATGTCGATGGCGGGAGAGCGGGCATTTCTGACCAGTCGTCAGGGTGCCGCATTACCGGACAATCATGCCGATATACTTCAGTCATCAATAGGCGGATCCGGTATAAGACATCTTCATATCGGCGAATTATCCACTCTGCTGGAGTATCCGCAACTGGTAGAGCTGGCACAAGCCGCTGGCCTGAGCGTGTCGCTGGATTGTGCCTGGGATGATGCTTGTCTGGAGCATTCGCACATTGGTGAACTCATCGCGCAGGTAGATATTTTCCTGCCCAATGAGATCGAGATGGAGCAACTTCGCGCCAACGGCATCGATGAATACTGTGCAGCCCTGACGGTCGTCAAGCAAGGTGCTGCCGGGGCGACAGCCCATGTGAAAGGCCGCAGTGTTACTGGCTCCGCGGAGCCAGTTCCTGTCGTTGATACCATTGGCGCAGGAGATGCGTTCAACGCCGGGTTTATCACAGCCTGGCTACAGAAGCGCGACCTGGTCGCCTGTCTGTCATTGGGAAATGCCTGTGGAGCATTAGCGGTAACCCGGCGTGGCGGTGCCAGTGATTTGCCCGATTTGCAGTATCTGTTGTAG
- a CDS encoding ABC transporter ATP-binding protein yields the protein MASLALRDLVKRYGKTQVLHGINLEVEDGEFIVFVGPSGCGKSTTLRMIAGLEEVSSGSIEINGAQVNNLEPKQRNIAMVFQNYAIYPHMSVRKNIGFGLRTAKLSKSEKAARIVEVAALLGMEDYLDRKPGALSGGQRQRVAIGRALVRDPAVFLFDEPLSNLDAQLRTQMRLEIKKLHQRVGTTIVFVTHDQVEAMTMADRIVIMKDGHIQQVGTPAEAYHNPVNTFVAQFIGAPSMNMLPGSLDEQGLTLWNGTRVPWNVASTEHSHDVILGIRPEDLIPVDESEAMLSGVITVVEPLGSETLLYVEVDGMEFIASGPGRQAPEPGSRLFLGAAAETMHLFDKDSGVALR from the coding sequence ATGGCAAGTCTGGCACTAAGAGATCTGGTCAAGCGCTACGGCAAGACGCAAGTGCTCCACGGGATCAATCTGGAGGTTGAGGACGGTGAGTTCATCGTGTTCGTGGGTCCTTCGGGTTGTGGGAAGTCAACCACTTTGCGCATGATTGCAGGGCTGGAGGAGGTGAGTTCGGGCAGTATCGAAATCAATGGAGCTCAGGTCAACAACCTGGAACCCAAGCAGCGCAATATCGCGATGGTTTTCCAGAACTACGCTATCTATCCGCATATGAGCGTGCGCAAGAATATCGGTTTCGGACTCCGTACGGCAAAACTGTCGAAGAGCGAAAAGGCGGCACGCATTGTTGAGGTGGCAGCGCTTCTGGGCATGGAAGACTATCTGGATCGCAAACCGGGAGCTTTGTCAGGTGGTCAACGTCAGCGTGTGGCTATCGGACGAGCTCTGGTACGAGATCCGGCGGTATTCCTGTTCGATGAGCCGCTGTCCAATCTGGATGCGCAGCTACGCACACAGATGCGCCTGGAGATCAAGAAACTGCATCAACGTGTCGGTACAACCATTGTATTCGTCACCCATGATCAGGTTGAGGCCATGACGATGGCTGATCGGATCGTGATCATGAAGGATGGTCATATCCAGCAAGTCGGCACCCCGGCAGAGGCGTATCACAATCCGGTCAACACTTTCGTGGCGCAATTCATCGGTGCACCGTCCATGAATATGTTGCCAGGCAGTCTCGACGAACAAGGGCTGACCTTGTGGAACGGTACGCGTGTGCCGTGGAATGTGGCATCGACAGAGCATTCGCACGATGTGATTCTGGGTATTCGTCCGGAGGATCTGATACCGGTAGACGAATCCGAAGCCATGTTGAGTGGGGTCATCACGGTTGTCGAGCCACTTGGCTCTGAAACACTGCTGTATGTCGAGGTCGACGGGATGGAGTTTATTGCCTCCGGACCGGGCAGACAGGCTCCAGAGCCGGGTAGTCGCCTGTTTTTGGGGGCTGCTGCCGAGACCATGCATCTGTTCGACAAGGACAGTGGCGTAGCATTGAGGTGA
- the argH gene encoding argininosuccinate lyase: MSPDKSVFPDPVYRDTVLAPLFDGVKQHYAGSMAAINQAHLLMLARTGILEGQSVQAIAQALRAIDNEVNVADLNYTGEYEDYFFLVESQLKKRLGPDMGGMLHTARSRNDMDHTVFKMVLRERCDQLEAQCLQLAGVIHEKALLERDTLIVAYTHGQPAQPSTFGHYLSAVLEVLLADITRLQQARKALDLCPMGAAAITTSGFPIDRDCMADLLGFTAPKRNSYGCIASVDYVTGLYSAIKLIFVHLGRVIQDMAFWSAFEVGQLYVPNSLVQISSIMPQKRNPVPIEHMRHLSSLTAGRCDMIVNTMHNTPFTDMNDSEGEVQSAGYAAFDSGTRVVDLLSAFMASVSINEVRVASNADAACITITELADSLVRQEALSFRQAHEIAAATANTVIAEGLALQQGFAAFSEAFKTETSRASQLSEEQFMQAVSLRNFVTVRDRFGGPAPAAMDEALGHYGTQMAELLEVATDSQTRLAAATQRRGDAFDALLEV, translated from the coding sequence ATGAGTCCGGACAAATCGGTATTTCCAGACCCTGTCTATCGGGATACGGTGCTTGCGCCGTTGTTCGACGGCGTCAAACAACACTACGCTGGCTCCATGGCGGCCATCAATCAGGCACATTTGCTCATGCTTGCGCGCACGGGCATTCTGGAGGGTCAGTCGGTGCAGGCCATCGCCCAGGCACTGCGGGCAATAGACAATGAGGTGAACGTTGCCGACTTGAACTACACCGGTGAATATGAGGATTACTTTTTCCTGGTGGAATCACAGCTGAAAAAGCGTCTGGGACCGGATATGGGCGGCATGCTGCATACCGCCCGATCGCGTAACGATATGGATCATACGGTTTTCAAGATGGTACTGCGTGAACGCTGCGATCAGCTTGAGGCTCAGTGTTTGCAGCTGGCAGGAGTTATCCATGAGAAAGCTTTGCTTGAGCGCGATACTCTGATCGTGGCCTACACTCATGGACAACCGGCTCAGCCCAGCACCTTCGGTCACTACCTGAGTGCCGTGCTGGAAGTACTGCTGGCTGATATCACACGCTTGCAGCAAGCACGCAAGGCGCTGGATCTGTGTCCGATGGGAGCTGCGGCCATCACCACATCCGGTTTTCCCATCGACCGGGATTGCATGGCAGATCTGTTGGGCTTCACCGCTCCCAAGCGCAACAGCTACGGTTGTATTGCCTCGGTAGATTATGTCACCGGCCTGTACTCGGCCATCAAGCTGATCTTCGTGCATCTGGGGCGAGTCATTCAGGACATGGCGTTCTGGTCGGCCTTCGAAGTGGGGCAGCTCTATGTCCCCAATTCTCTGGTGCAGATATCATCGATCATGCCGCAAAAACGCAACCCTGTACCTATTGAACATATGCGTCACTTGTCGAGCCTGACTGCCGGGCGCTGCGACATGATTGTCAATACCATGCACAACACCCCCTTCACTGACATGAATGACAGTGAGGGTGAAGTCCAGTCAGCGGGTTACGCTGCTTTTGACAGTGGAACCCGAGTGGTGGATCTGCTCAGTGCCTTCATGGCATCGGTGTCCATCAATGAGGTGCGTGTTGCGAGCAATGCTGATGCAGCCTGCATTACGATAACCGAGCTGGCTGATTCGCTGGTGCGACAGGAGGCACTCTCTTTTCGTCAGGCACATGAGATTGCAGCGGCCACGGCCAATACGGTGATTGCCGAAGGCCTGGCTTTACAACAGGGATTTGCCGCGTTCTCCGAGGCCTTCAAGACAGAGACATCCCGTGCATCCCAACTATCGGAAGAGCAATTCATGCAGGCAGTGTCATTACGCAACTTTGTCACGGTCCGCGATCGATTTGGTGGTCCCGCACCCGCTGCGATGGATGAAGCACTGGGGCATTACGGCACACAGATGGCAGAACTGCTGGAGGTGGCAACTGACAGTCAGACAAGACTGGCGGCCGCAACACAGCGACGAGGCGATGCCTTTGATGCATTGCTGGAGGTCTGA